A part of Winslowiella toletana genomic DNA contains:
- a CDS encoding HrpF/NolX family T3SS translocon protein: MRLPGFSPQNLTTANKATPASGELATPLKGTRSQATSPDALQQGAGKNLQTSGSIAQLIPMLMEELLSALSGGSDTQQALPETAPDQMPFEEVVATLGRHEDLLKKATDREGMEKLLDDPKTPSDAKKALSAVLKDPEMFAALDGAKKNGKTDGKISAKDIQTMQQNPLIRQYTDAKSEDYTHAYMPSDSAPGSAPREMTSNDAMRELYLYSESLPKKVSLESLQKIADGSQDMGKCPPQVAAAAKFFTDNPEQWQQLTGKDDPSASVSKDRLCDLASYNVKLAPQEDKALKTIQDNEDIFFKGGGIKPDKLKDIANNEENSQEVRDAANLLSQPNSMLFSMLDNGKHGAGGDFFNKANDKNIGKGDIDAFIKKGSNQIAAPAQLAKPSLDPDAISAQQDMTTGKETQPDQKKEKGGGFYKMLEVFSYIASAAFSFIPGVGAAGLAATAGRVAATTAIKEGAKQAAKEGLKEGAQQGAEAAITGGKNGSEEQLTSPRVWAQS; encoded by the coding sequence ATGCGTCTTCCTGGCTTTTCTCCACAGAATCTCACTACCGCAAACAAGGCAACCCCTGCCAGTGGTGAACTAGCGACACCACTGAAGGGAACCCGATCACAAGCTACCAGCCCTGACGCCCTGCAGCAGGGAGCGGGAAAAAACCTGCAAACTTCCGGCTCCATCGCGCAGCTGATCCCGATGCTAATGGAAGAGCTGTTATCGGCACTGTCCGGCGGTTCGGATACGCAGCAGGCATTGCCTGAAACCGCACCGGATCAGATGCCCTTTGAGGAAGTGGTCGCTACACTTGGCCGGCACGAAGATCTGCTGAAAAAGGCCACCGACCGCGAAGGCATGGAGAAACTGCTTGATGACCCTAAAACCCCGTCCGATGCCAAAAAAGCACTGAGCGCCGTACTCAAAGATCCGGAGATGTTTGCCGCTTTAGATGGGGCGAAAAAAAATGGTAAAACAGACGGGAAAATCAGCGCCAAAGACATTCAGACAATGCAGCAGAACCCGTTAATCAGACAGTATACCGATGCGAAATCTGAAGACTATACGCACGCCTATATGCCGTCTGACTCTGCGCCAGGCTCCGCGCCGCGGGAAATGACCTCAAATGATGCCATGCGCGAACTCTATCTTTACTCTGAAAGTCTGCCGAAAAAGGTGAGTCTGGAAAGCTTGCAGAAAATCGCTGATGGTTCGCAGGATATGGGCAAGTGTCCACCGCAGGTGGCCGCCGCGGCAAAATTCTTCACTGACAATCCGGAGCAATGGCAACAACTGACAGGTAAAGACGATCCTTCCGCATCGGTTTCAAAAGATCGCCTGTGTGATCTCGCATCGTATAACGTAAAGCTTGCGCCTCAGGAGGATAAGGCGCTGAAAACGATACAGGATAACGAAGACATTTTCTTTAAAGGCGGCGGCATTAAGCCAGATAAGCTGAAGGATATTGCTAACAATGAAGAAAACAGCCAGGAAGTGCGCGACGCAGCCAATTTGCTGAGCCAGCCTAATTCGATGCTGTTCTCCATGCTGGATAATGGCAAACACGGCGCGGGCGGTGACTTCTTTAATAAGGCCAATGATAAAAATATTGGCAAAGGTGATATCGATGCCTTTATCAAAAAAGGATCCAATCAGATTGCCGCCCCTGCTCAGCTGGCAAAACCTTCACTGGATCCTGACGCTATCTCAGCACAGCAGGATATGACCACCGGTAAAGAGACGCAGCCAGATCAGAAAAAAGAGAAGGGCGGCGGTTTTTATAAAATGCTCGAAGTCTTTAGCTATATCGCTTCTGCCGCGTTCTCATTTATTCCGGGCGTCGGAGCGGCTGGTTTAGCCGCGACGGCGGGACGCGTAGCAGCGACGACGGCAATTAAAGAAGGGGCTAAACAGGCGGCGAAAGAGGGGCTGAAAGAAGGTGCTCAACAAGGTGCCGAAGCCGCAATAACGGGCGGAAAAAACGGTTCAGAAGAACAGTTGACATCACCACGGGTGTGGGCGCAGAGCTGA
- a CDS encoding DUF1127 domain-containing protein — MMEYQENRTGQLFAGTRVRMKLALLYRRWRGWRLRKQTRKILSGLSDTQLRDIGLTSEDVDRYK, encoded by the coding sequence ATGATGGAATATCAGGAAAACAGAACGGGACAGCTTTTTGCCGGAACCCGTGTTCGTATGAAGTTGGCTTTGCTTTATCGGCGGTGGCGGGGATGGCGTCTGCGTAAGCAGACGCGCAAGATTTTATCCGGGTTAAGTGATACCCAGCTGCGGGATATAGGTTTAACCAGTGAAGATGTGGATCGCTACAAATGA
- a CDS encoding PLP-dependent aminotransferase family protein — MTRYQHLATLLAQRIEQGLYQGGERLPSVRTLSTEHGVSISTVQQAYHLLEERQLITPQPRSGYFVTPRKAAPPVPAISRPAQRPVEITQWGSVLELINARLEEDMLQLGSGMPDISQPTIKPLWKVMSRLAQKQDLRMLNYDNIYGVPALREQVARLAIDSGCQLSADEIVITTGCHEALSVSIRSVCQPGDIIAVESPTFHGTMQTLHGFGIKVIEIPTDCETGISLEALELALDQWPVKAVVVVPNCNNPLGFVMPDNRKRGLLALAQRFDIAIIEDDVYGELVYDYPRPITIKSLDQDGRVMLCSSFSKVLAPGLRVGWVAPGRYLDRVIHMKYIGTGSTATQMQMTVAEFIRQGHYQPHLRRMRAHYQRNLDIFTHWVRHYFPCGICVTRPQGGFLMWIELPEAFDSVRLNRELRECNIQISVGSLFSAAGKYRNCLRLNYALPFNPQTERALAILGAAVERAMECCLPVIPAVAALPEKSGGGAAVNR; from the coding sequence ATGACGCGCTATCAACATCTGGCAACGCTGCTGGCGCAGCGTATCGAACAGGGGCTGTATCAGGGGGGAGAACGTCTGCCCTCAGTGCGCACATTAAGCACCGAACACGGAGTCAGTATCAGCACAGTTCAGCAGGCTTATCATCTGCTGGAAGAGAGGCAACTGATCACCCCACAGCCACGCTCCGGTTATTTTGTCACGCCGCGTAAAGCCGCGCCGCCGGTACCCGCCATTAGCCGACCTGCGCAAAGGCCGGTTGAAATTACCCAGTGGGGATCGGTGCTGGAACTGATTAACGCGCGGCTGGAAGAGGATATGCTGCAGCTTGGCAGCGGGATGCCTGATATCAGTCAGCCGACCATTAAACCGTTATGGAAAGTCATGAGTCGCCTCGCGCAGAAGCAGGATCTGCGAATGCTGAACTATGACAATATCTATGGCGTCCCGGCGTTACGGGAGCAGGTTGCGCGGCTGGCGATTGACAGTGGCTGTCAGCTGTCGGCTGATGAGATTGTAATCACCACGGGCTGTCATGAAGCGCTGTCAGTGTCGATTCGCAGTGTATGCCAGCCGGGCGATATTATAGCTGTTGAATCTCCCACCTTCCACGGCACCATGCAGACCCTGCATGGGTTTGGCATCAAGGTTATTGAGATCCCGACGGATTGCGAAACCGGCATCAGTCTGGAAGCACTGGAACTGGCACTGGATCAGTGGCCAGTCAAAGCGGTGGTGGTGGTGCCCAATTGCAATAACCCACTGGGTTTTGTCATGCCGGACAACCGCAAGCGCGGCCTGCTGGCGCTGGCGCAACGCTTTGATATCGCAATTATTGAAGATGATGTCTACGGTGAACTGGTGTACGACTATCCACGTCCCATCACCATCAAATCGCTGGATCAGGATGGGCGCGTAATGCTGTGCAGCTCATTTTCGAAAGTGCTGGCTCCGGGGCTACGTGTTGGTTGGGTGGCGCCGGGGCGTTATCTTGATCGCGTTATCCATATGAAATATATCGGCACCGGCTCGACGGCGACGCAAATGCAGATGACCGTGGCCGAATTTATCCGCCAGGGCCATTACCAGCCGCATCTGCGCCGCATGCGCGCGCACTATCAGCGTAACCTCGATATTTTCACCCATTGGGTGCGGCACTATTTCCCCTGTGGCATTTGCGTCACCCGCCCGCAGGGTGGTTTTCTGATGTGGATTGAGCTGCCTGAAGCTTTTGACTCGGTGCGTCTGAATCGCGAGCTGCGTGAGTGCAATATTCAGATCAGTGTGGGTTCGCTGTTTTCCGCGGCGGGCAAATATCGCAACTGTCTGCGGCTAAATTACGCTTTGCCGTTTAATCCTCAAACCGAACGCGCGCTGGCCATCTTAGGGGCGGCGGTTGAGCGCGCTATGGAGTGTTGTTTGCCAGTTATACCGGCAGTGGCGGCGTTGCCTGAAAAAAGTGGAGGTGGGGCCGCTGTTAATCGATAG
- the thiE gene encoding thiamine phosphate synthase, with translation MIYPFPATAKKLGLYPVVDSVEWIARLLDAGVRTIQLRIKDQTEAAVENSIAEAVALGKRYQARLFINDYWRLAIKYNAYGVHLGQEDLDVADLDAIRHAGLRLGLSTHDDAELDRALALRPSYIALGHIFPTQTKQMPSDPQGLIELKRHITRLGDISTVAIGGISIARAPEVLACGVGSIAVVSAITQAADWRQATQTLLALAEPEPQFGTEPA, from the coding sequence ATGATTTACCCTTTTCCTGCCACCGCGAAAAAACTCGGACTCTATCCGGTGGTTGATAGTGTGGAATGGATTGCCCGTCTGCTGGATGCGGGTGTGCGGACGATTCAGTTACGGATCAAAGATCAAACGGAAGCGGCGGTCGAAAATAGCATTGCCGAAGCTGTCGCGCTGGGTAAACGCTACCAGGCGCGTCTGTTTATCAATGACTACTGGCGACTGGCGATTAAGTACAACGCCTATGGTGTACATCTTGGTCAGGAAGACCTTGATGTGGCCGATTTAGACGCCATTCGTCACGCCGGATTACGCCTCGGACTGTCGACCCATGATGATGCCGAGCTGGATCGCGCGCTGGCGCTGCGCCCTTCCTATATCGCTCTCGGCCATATCTTCCCGACGCAGACCAAACAGATGCCTTCAGATCCACAGGGGCTGATTGAGCTGAAGCGCCATATTACGCGCCTTGGCGATATCTCCACGGTAGCGATTGGCGGCATCAGTATCGCGCGCGCGCCGGAGGTGCTGGCCTGCGGCGTGGGCAGTATTGCGGTGGTCAGCGCCATTACTCAGGCAGCAGACTGGCGTCAGGCAACGCAAACGTTGCTGGCACTGGCTGAACCCGAGCCGCAGTTTGGGACGGAACCCGCATAG
- the thiC gene encoding phosphomethylpyrimidine synthase ThiC, giving the protein MSDIEKKTNRREQRAQAQQFIDSLQGSAFPNSARIYLSGSRADIRVPMREIQLSPTMVGGSKDDARFEDNEPVPVYDTAGPYGDPDALIDVHRGLPKLRAEWIAERGDSEAISQLSSSWTRQRLADEGLDHLRFDHLPQPQRARAGHCVTQMHYARLGVITAEMEFIALRENMGRERIRGEVLLQQHPGNSFGAQLPENITAEFVRQEVAAGRAIIPANINHPEAEPMIIGRNFLVKVNANIGNSAVTSSIEEEVEKLVWSTRWGADTVMDLSTGRYIHETREWILRNSPVPIGTVPIYQALEKVNGVAEALNWEIFRDTLLEQAEQGVDYFTIHAGVLLRYVPMTARRLTGIVSRGGSIMAKWCLSHHQESFLYQHFREICQICAAYDVSLSLGDGLRPGSIQDANDEAQFAELHTLGELTRIAWEYDVQVMIEGPGHVPMQMIRRNMTEQLEHCHEAPFYTLGPLTTDIAPGYDHFTSGIGAAMIGWFGCAMLCYVTPKEHLGLPNKEDVKQGLITYKIAAHAADLAKGHPGAQIRDNAMSKARFEFRWEDQFNLALDPHTARAYHDETLPQESGKVAHFCSMCGPKFCSMKISQEVREYAAKQQAPEAQAQPIEVGMAQMSQAFRSRGGELYHPADTLNQEESQ; this is encoded by the coding sequence ATGTCTGATATTGAAAAAAAAACCAACCGTCGTGAGCAGCGCGCTCAGGCTCAGCAGTTTATCGATTCACTGCAGGGCAGCGCCTTCCCCAACTCTGCACGTATTTATCTTAGCGGTAGCCGCGCCGATATCCGCGTGCCAATGCGCGAGATCCAGCTGAGTCCGACGATGGTCGGCGGCAGTAAAGACGATGCCAGATTCGAAGATAATGAGCCGGTGCCGGTGTATGACACCGCCGGGCCTTATGGCGATCCCGATGCGCTGATTGATGTGCATCGCGGTCTGCCAAAGCTGCGCGCTGAGTGGATTGCCGAACGCGGTGATAGCGAAGCGATTAGCCAGCTTAGCTCCAGCTGGACCCGGCAGCGACTGGCGGATGAAGGTCTGGATCATCTGCGCTTTGACCATCTGCCGCAGCCACAGCGAGCGCGGGCTGGTCACTGCGTGACCCAGATGCATTATGCGCGTCTGGGCGTTATCACCGCAGAGATGGAATTTATCGCGCTGCGGGAAAATATGGGCCGCGAACGCATTCGTGGTGAAGTGCTGTTACAGCAGCATCCGGGCAACAGCTTTGGCGCGCAGCTGCCGGAAAATATTACCGCTGAATTTGTCCGTCAGGAGGTCGCCGCCGGACGCGCGATTATTCCGGCCAATATCAACCATCCGGAAGCGGAACCGATGATTATTGGCCGCAATTTCCTGGTGAAGGTAAATGCCAATATTGGCAACTCGGCGGTCACCTCCTCGATTGAAGAAGAAGTGGAAAAACTGGTGTGGTCGACGCGCTGGGGCGCCGACACCGTAATGGATCTCTCTACCGGGCGTTATATCCATGAAACGCGCGAATGGATTCTGCGTAACAGCCCGGTGCCGATCGGCACCGTACCGATTTATCAGGCGCTGGAGAAGGTAAATGGCGTCGCTGAAGCGCTCAACTGGGAAATTTTCCGCGATACCCTGCTGGAACAGGCTGAACAGGGGGTGGATTATTTTACTATCCATGCCGGCGTGCTGTTACGTTATGTGCCGATGACCGCCAGACGCCTGACCGGCATCGTCTCGCGTGGCGGTTCGATTATGGCCAAGTGGTGCTTGTCCCATCATCAGGAGAGTTTTCTTTACCAGCATTTCCGCGAAATTTGCCAGATTTGCGCGGCTTACGATGTCTCCCTGTCGCTGGGTGATGGCCTGCGTCCCGGCTCGATTCAGGATGCCAACGATGAAGCGCAGTTTGCCGAGCTGCATACGCTGGGTGAACTGACCAGAATCGCCTGGGAATATGATGTGCAGGTGATGATCGAAGGTCCCGGCCATGTGCCAATGCAGATGATTCGCCGCAATATGACCGAACAGCTGGAACACTGCCATGAAGCGCCGTTCTACACCCTTGGCCCGCTGACCACCGATATCGCGCCCGGCTATGACCATTTCACCTCCGGCATCGGTGCGGCGATGATTGGCTGGTTCGGTTGTGCGATGCTCTGCTATGTTACGCCGAAAGAGCACCTTGGCCTGCCGAATAAAGAGGACGTTAAACAGGGACTGATCACCTATAAAATCGCGGCTCATGCGGCCGATCTGGCCAAAGGCCATCCGGGCGCGCAGATCCGTGATAACGCCATGTCAAAAGCACGTTTTGAATTCCGCTGGGAAGATCAGTTTAACCTGGCGCTGGATCCGCATACCGCGCGCGCTTATCACGATGAAACCCTGCCCCAGGAGTCGGGTAAAGTTGCCCATTTCTGCTCGATGTGCGGCCCCAAATTCTGTTCGATGAAGATTAGCCAGGAAGTGCGCGAATACGCGGCAAAACAGCAAGCGCCTGAAGCGCAGGCACAACCGATTGAAGTCGGCATGGCGCAGATGTCACAGGCCTTCCGCAGTCGCGGCGGCGAGCTGTATCACCCTGCCGATACCCTGAACCAGGAGGAATCACAATGA
- a CDS encoding Rsd/AlgQ family anti-sigma factor — protein MLNQLDVLAARVGGSNELVDLWLNARRQLLAAYYQLVGIKPNKDSLTALDDEALDNFCQRLVDYLSTGHFSIYERIINELQGDSPLLAASQIYPALQANTEQIMNYYDTHLETAIDDDNCLEFQQALSGVGEALEARFTLEDRLIQLAHDHQLQPFTVANDANLVRPA, from the coding sequence ATGCTAAACCAGTTAGATGTTCTGGCTGCACGCGTCGGTGGCAGCAATGAACTGGTGGATCTCTGGTTAAACGCGCGCAGGCAACTGCTGGCGGCGTATTATCAGCTGGTAGGCATTAAGCCTAACAAAGATTCACTGACCGCACTTGATGATGAAGCACTGGATAACTTTTGTCAGAGACTGGTTGATTACCTTTCTACCGGCCACTTCAGCATTTACGAACGTATCATTAATGAATTACAGGGCGACAGCCCGTTACTGGCGGCATCGCAGATCTATCCGGCGCTGCAGGCAAATACCGAACAGATTATGAATTATTACGATACCCATCTGGAAACCGCGATTGACGATGATAATTGCCTTGAGTTCCAGCAGGCGTTATCAGGTGTCGGTGAAGCGCTGGAAGCGCGTTTTACGCTGGAAGATCGGCTGATTCAGCTGGCTCACGACCATCAGCTGCAACCTTTCACTGTCGCTAACGATGCGAATCTGGTGCGACCGGCGTAA
- the nudC gene encoding NAD(+) diphosphatase: protein MEHKISIVDVGWWVVSHEQKLWLPQGDLPHGSAEELGLTGSQGSVIGEWQGEKVWLIREDRSENMASVRQIIDLDVGLFQLAGRGVQLAEFFRSHRWCGYCGHEMHHSKSENACLCGHCRQRYYPQIAPCIIVAIRRGEEILLAQHARHRNSIYTVLAGFVEVGETLEQAVAREVMEESNVKIKNVRYVTSQPWPFPHSLMMAFMADYDEGVLQHDGKELIDAGWYRYDNLPLLPPPGTVARRLIEDTVALCRAEAD from the coding sequence ATGGAACATAAGATTTCTATCGTAGACGTTGGCTGGTGGGTTGTCAGCCATGAACAGAAACTTTGGTTGCCACAAGGTGATCTGCCTCATGGTAGCGCCGAAGAATTAGGTCTCACTGGATCGCAGGGATCGGTGATTGGTGAGTGGCAGGGCGAAAAGGTGTGGCTGATCCGCGAGGATCGTAGTGAAAATATGGCCTCAGTCCGGCAGATTATCGATCTGGATGTGGGCCTGTTCCAGCTTGCCGGACGAGGCGTGCAGCTGGCGGAGTTTTTCCGTTCCCATCGCTGGTGCGGCTATTGTGGCCATGAAATGCATCACAGTAAAAGTGAAAACGCCTGTCTGTGTGGCCACTGCCGCCAGCGCTATTATCCGCAGATTGCCCCCTGCATTATTGTCGCCATCCGTCGTGGTGAAGAGATTCTGCTGGCACAGCATGCGCGCCATCGCAACAGTATCTACACCGTGCTGGCCGGGTTTGTCGAAGTGGGTGAAACCCTTGAGCAGGCCGTCGCGCGTGAGGTGATGGAGGAGAGCAACGTTAAAATAAAAAACGTACGCTATGTCACTTCGCAGCCCTGGCCGTTTCCCCACTCGCTGATGATGGCGTTTATGGCTGACTACGATGAAGGTGTCTTGCAGCATGATGGTAAAGAGTTGATCGATGCCGGATGGTATCGCTATGACAACCTGCCGCTGTTGCCGCCGCCGGGCACCGTGGCGCGCCGCCTGATTGAGGATACCGTTGCGCTTTGTCGTGCCGAAGCCGACTGA
- the hemE gene encoding uroporphyrinogen decarboxylase translates to MSELKNDRYLRALLRQPVDITPVWMMRQAGRYLPEYKATRAEAGDFMSLCKNAELACEVTLQPLRRFPLDAAILFSDILTIPDAMGLGLYFETGEGPRFSSPITCRADVEKLPVPDPELELGYVMNAVRTIRKNLKGEVPLIGFSGSPWTLATYMVEGGSSKAFTKIKKMMYAEPETLHLMLDKLADSVTLYLNAQIHAGAQSVQIFDTWGGVLTGRDYRDFSLYYMHKIVDGLLHENEGRRVPVTLFTKGGGQWLEEMAATGCDALGLDWTIDIVDARRRVGDRVALQGNMDPSMLYAPPARIEQEVAGILQGFGKGNGHVFNLGHGIHPDVPPEHAGVFVEAVHRLSRPYHQE, encoded by the coding sequence ATGAGTGAACTGAAGAACGATCGTTATTTACGCGCGCTGCTGCGTCAGCCGGTAGATATCACCCCGGTATGGATGATGCGCCAGGCAGGACGTTATTTGCCGGAGTACAAAGCGACCCGCGCTGAAGCCGGTGATTTTATGTCGCTGTGCAAAAATGCTGAGCTGGCGTGCGAAGTGACGCTACAACCGTTGCGGCGTTTTCCGCTTGATGCGGCGATCCTGTTCTCCGATATCCTGACCATTCCTGATGCGATGGGTCTCGGGCTCTACTTTGAAACCGGCGAAGGTCCGCGCTTCTCCTCGCCGATCACCTGCCGCGCCGATGTCGAAAAATTACCGGTGCCCGATCCGGAGCTGGAGCTGGGCTATGTAATGAATGCGGTACGCACCATCCGTAAAAATCTGAAGGGCGAAGTGCCGCTGATCGGTTTCTCTGGCAGTCCGTGGACGCTGGCGACCTATATGGTGGAAGGTGGCAGCAGTAAAGCCTTTACCAAAATTAAGAAAATGATGTACGCCGAGCCGGAAACCCTGCATCTGATGCTGGATAAGCTGGCGGACAGCGTCACCCTGTATCTGAATGCCCAGATCCACGCCGGCGCGCAGTCGGTGCAGATCTTCGATACCTGGGGCGGCGTGCTGACCGGTCGCGACTATCGCGATTTCTCGCTCTATTACATGCATAAAATCGTTGACGGTCTGCTGCACGAAAATGAAGGCCGTCGCGTACCGGTGACGCTGTTTACCAAAGGCGGCGGTCAGTGGCTGGAAGAGATGGCGGCCACCGGCTGCGATGCGCTGGGACTCGACTGGACCATCGATATTGTTGATGCGCGCCGTCGGGTTGGCGATCGTGTGGCGTTGCAGGGCAATATGGATCCTTCGATGCTGTATGCGCCTCCGGCGCGTATTGAGCAGGAAGTGGCGGGTATTCTGCAGGGCTTTGGCAAAGGCAATGGTCATGTCTTCAATCTGGGACACGGTATTCACCCCGATGTGCCACCCGAGCATGCCGGTGTCTTTGTCGAGGCGGTACACCGCCTGTCACGACCCTATCACCAGGAGTAA
- the nfi gene encoding deoxyribonuclease V (cleaves DNA at apurinic or apyrimidinic sites): protein MDMQALRAEQLARAKEVIRHDDFDCLPPRLIAGADVGFEQQGDVTRAALVVLEYPSLKLVEHKVARIATTMPYIPGFLSFREYPALLAAWQMLEHQPDLLFVDGHGISHPRRLGVASHFGLLVDVPTIGVAKSRLCGKFEPLDDQPGARQPLMDKGEQLGWVWRSKKRCNPLFIATGHRISSDTALQWVENCMAGYRLPEPTRWADAVASGRPAFLRWQQQG from the coding sequence ATGGATATGCAGGCGCTGCGCGCAGAGCAGCTGGCCCGGGCCAAAGAAGTGATACGTCATGATGACTTTGATTGCCTGCCGCCGCGCCTGATTGCCGGTGCGGATGTGGGCTTCGAGCAGCAGGGTGATGTAACGCGTGCTGCGCTGGTGGTTCTGGAGTATCCCTCGTTAAAACTGGTTGAGCATAAGGTGGCGCGTATCGCCACCACCATGCCCTATATCCCCGGCTTTCTCTCTTTTCGCGAATATCCTGCGTTACTGGCTGCCTGGCAGATGCTGGAGCATCAGCCCGATCTGCTGTTTGTCGACGGGCATGGTATCTCGCATCCGCGCCGTCTCGGCGTCGCCAGCCATTTTGGCCTGCTGGTGGATGTGCCGACCATTGGCGTGGCGAAAAGTCGCCTGTGCGGCAAATTCGAACCACTGGATGATCAACCGGGCGCACGTCAGCCGCTGATGGATAAGGGTGAGCAGCTGGGCTGGGTATGGCGCAGTAAAAAGCGCTGCAACCCGCTGTTTATCGCCACCGGCCACCGCATCAGCAGCGATACTGCGCTACAGTGGGTGGAGAACTGTATGGCGGGCTACCGCCTGCCGGAACCGACGCGCTGGGCCGATGCCGTCGCCTCCGGACGTCCGGCTTTCCTGCGCTGGCAGCAGCAGGGTTAA
- a CDS encoding YjaG family protein, translating into MLRNPIHLRLEKLESWQHVTFMACLCERMYPNYWAFCQQTGFADPQLYRRILDLVWETLVIKDAKVNFDSQLEKLEEAIPSADDYDVYGVHPAIDACVALSELLHSRLSGETLAHAIEVSETSITTVAILEMTQAGREMSDDELKENPAVEEEWDCQWEIFRLLAACEERDLELIKGLRSDLREDPISNIGIKFQQ; encoded by the coding sequence ATGTTACGTAATCCGATTCATCTGCGGCTGGAAAAGCTGGAAAGCTGGCAGCACGTTACTTTTATGGCTTGCCTGTGTGAGCGCATGTATCCCAATTATTGGGCATTCTGCCAGCAAACCGGTTTTGCCGATCCTCAGCTCTATCGCCGCATCCTCGATCTGGTGTGGGAAACGCTGGTGATCAAAGATGCTAAAGTGAATTTCGACAGCCAACTGGAGAAGCTGGAAGAAGCTATCCCGTCGGCGGATGATTACGATGTCTATGGCGTCCATCCGGCGATTGATGCCTGTGTGGCGCTGAGCGAATTACTGCACTCGCGTTTAAGTGGTGAAACGCTGGCTCATGCCATCGAAGTCAGCGAGACCTCGATCACCACCGTCGCCATCCTCGAAATGACCCAGGCTGGTCGTGAAATGAGCGATGATGAGCTAAAAGAGAACCCGGCGGTGGAAGAGGAATGGGACTGCCAGTGGGAGATTTTCCGCCTGCTGGCTGCCTGTGAAGAGCGCGACCTGGAGCTGATCAAAGGGCTGCGATCTGACCTGCGCGAGGACCCGATTAGCAACATCGGTATAAAATTTCAGCAATAA
- the hupA gene encoding nucleoid-associated protein HU-alpha, which yields MNKTQLIDVIADKADLSKTQAKAALESTLAAITESLKEGDAVQLVGFGTFKVNHRAERTGRNPQTGNEIKIAAANVPAFVSGKALKDAVK from the coding sequence ATGAACAAGACTCAACTGATTGATGTAATTGCGGACAAAGCGGACCTGTCTAAGACCCAGGCTAAAGCTGCTCTGGAATCCACCCTGGCTGCGATTACTGAGTCTCTGAAAGAAGGTGATGCTGTACAACTGGTTGGTTTTGGTACCTTTAAAGTTAACCACCGTGCTGAGCGTACTGGCCGCAACCCGCAGACTGGCAATGAAATCAAAATTGCTGCTGCAAACGTACCGGCATTTGTATCTGGTAAAGCACTGAAAGACGCTGTTAAGTAA
- a CDS encoding DUF1481 domain-containing protein, giving the protein MKYVLLAFTILLAGCSSQSTLPDFTASGYLADRGAVRIWRKDSQQQVAHMKTVFSPFNGDATEMTDYNWQDGKLVSIERHIAGGHPDDITLRFDQQGQLNFMQRQLQGRREAVSADAVALYTFDAQRMLKISDALLSGRVMLKQGQWSGEGAVKTCQGQRVKPALDDRSLRYIMQRQAKSSQPVSIAWLEAPEGTQLLLVANEDYCQWEPQEEGF; this is encoded by the coding sequence ATGAAATACGTTCTCCTCGCTTTCACCATTCTCCTTGCGGGTTGCAGCTCTCAATCCACACTGCCGGACTTTACCGCCAGTGGTTATCTTGCTGACCGCGGCGCAGTCCGTATCTGGCGCAAAGACAGCCAGCAACAAGTGGCACATATGAAGACGGTGTTCAGTCCGTTTAATGGCGACGCCACCGAAATGACCGACTATAACTGGCAGGATGGCAAGCTGGTCTCAATTGAACGCCACATCGCTGGCGGCCATCCCGATGACATCACCCTGCGCTTTGATCAGCAGGGGCAACTTAATTTTATGCAGCGACAGTTGCAGGGACGCCGTGAGGCGGTCTCAGCGGACGCTGTAGCGCTTTATACCTTTGATGCCCAACGGATGCTTAAGATCAGTGATGCGCTGCTCAGCGGGCGTGTGATGCTGAAACAGGGCCAGTGGTCAGGCGAGGGCGCAGTGAAAACCTGTCAGGGCCAGCGGGTGAAGCCCGCGCTGGATGACCGCTCACTGCGCTATATCATGCAACGTCAGGCGAAATCCAGTCAGCCAGTGAGTATCGCCTGGCTGGAAGCGCCAGAAGGCACCCAGCTGTTGCTGGTGGCAAATGAAGATTATTGTCAGTGGGAACCGCAGGAAGAAGGGTTTTAA